TGGGCCATGTCGGTCATCTTCGTCATTTGCGTGGCGGTGGTGATGTGGGCTGAGCTCAGCGGGAATCCACACTTCCTGAAACTCGGGGCCGACAGCACCATCAATATGGAAGGCAAAGAGAGCCGGTTCGGCATTCTGCAAAGTAGCCTGTTTGCGGTCATCACCACGGCGGCCTCCTGCGGCGCAGTAAATGCGATGCACGACTCCTTTACCGCGCTAGGCGGAATGGTGCCGATGTGGCTGATGCAGATTGGCGAAGTGGTGTTCGGCGGCGTGGGTTCCGGGCTGTACGGCATGCTGCTGTTCGTGCTGCTGGCGGTGTTTATCGCCGGGCTGATGATTGGCCGTACGCCGGAATATCTCGGTAAAAAAATCGACGTGCGTGAAATGAAAATGACCGCGCTGGCGATCCTCGTGACTCCGGCCCTGGTTCTGCTCGGCACCGCGCTGGCAATGATGACCGAAGCCGGTCGCGCCGGGATGTTCAACCCGGGCATTCACGGCTTTAGTGAAGTGCTATACGCCGTCTCTTCCGCCGCCAACAACAACGGCAGCGCCTTTGCCGGTTTGAGTGCTAACTCTCCCTTCTGGAACTGCCTGCTGGCCTTCTGCATGTTCGTCGGACGCTTCGGGGTGATCGTGCCCGTCATGGCCATCGCCGGTTCGCTGGTCAGCAAGAAAATTCAGCCTGCCAGCACCGGCACGTTACCGACCTTCGGCCCGCTGTTTGTTGGCTTGCTGATAGGCACCGTGATTTTGGTCGGCGCGCTGACCTTTATTCCCGCCCTGGCGTTAGGCCCGGTCGCAGAACATCTCTCTTCGTTATAAGACAGCTGGAGACACGTTTTATGAGTCGTAAGCAAACGGCAATTTTTGAACCGGCCCTGGTTCGCCAGGCCCTGCTGGATGCCGTAAAAAAACTGAGTCCAGCCGTACAGTGGCGCAACCCGGTGATGTTTATCGTCTGGCTGGGCAGCGTGCTGACGACCTTGCTCGCCGTGGCGATGGCCTTTGGAAAAATTCCCGGTAGCGCCGGGTTTACGGGGGCAATCAGCATCTGGCTGTGGTTTACCGTGCTGTTCGCCAACGTCGCCGAAGCGCTGGCGGAAGGCCGTAGCAAGGCGCAGGCCAACAGCCTGAAAGGTATCCAGAAAACGTCTTTCGCCCGCAAACTGCGCGCGCCGCAGCATGATGCTCAGGTCGATCACGTTCCGGCGGATGACCTGCGCAAAGGCGATATCGTGCTGGTAGAGGCTGGCGACATCATCCCCTGCGACGGTGAAGTCATCGAGGGCGGTGCGTCGGTGGATGAAAGCGCGATTACCGGCGAATCCGCGCCGGTTATCCGCGAATCCGGCGGCGACTTCGCCTCGGTCACCGGCGGCACGCGCATTCTTTCCGACTGGCTGGTTATCCGTTGCAGCGTCAACCCTGGCGAAACCTTCCTTGACCGGATGATCGCCATGGTCGAAGGCGCACAGCGTCGTAAAACGCCAAACGAAATCGCCCTGACCATTTTGCTGGTCGCGCTGACCATCGTGTTCCTGCTGGCTACCGCCACCCTGTGGCCGTTCTCGGCGTACGGAGGGACCGCGGTCAGCGTGACGGTCCTGGTCGCATTGCTGGTGTGTCTGATCCCGACCACCATCGGCGGGCTGCTGTCGGCAATCGGCGTGGCCGGGATGAGCCGGATGCTCGGTGCCAACGTGATTGCCACCAGCGGCCGTGCGGTTGAAGCGGCGGGCGATGTGGACGTGCTGCTGCTGGATAAAACCGGCACCATCACTCTCGGCAACCGCCAGGCGTCTCAGTTCCTGCCTGCGCCGGGTGTCGATGAGAAAACCCTCGCCGATGCCGCGCAGCTGGCATCGCTGGCCGACGAAACACCGGAAGGCCGCAGTATCGTGGTGCTGGCTAAACAGCGCTTCAATCTGCGCGAACGCGACGTGCAGGATTTGCAGGCCACGTTTGTGCCGTTTACCGCCCAGACCCGCATGAGCGGCATCAATATCCACGACCGCATGATCCGTAAAGGCTCCGTGGATGCGATTCGTCGTCACGTGGAAGCCAACAACGGGCATTTCCCACCGCAAGTCGACACCTTAGTCGAAGGCGTGGCGCGTCAGGGTGGCACCCCGCTGGTGGTGGTAGAAGGTGCGACGGTGCTCGGCGTGATTGCGCTGAAGGATATCGTCAAAGGCGGCATTAAAGAGCGTTTCGCGCAGCTACGCAAAATGGGCATAAAAACGGTGATGATCACCGGCGATAACCGTCTGACGGCCGCCGCCATTGCCGCCGAAGCGGGCGTGGATGATTTTCTGGCAGAAGCGACGCCGGAAGCCAAACTGGCGCTAATTCGTCAGTATCAGGCGGAAGGTCGTCTGGTGGCGATGACCGGGGACGGCACCAACGACGCCCCGGCGTTAGCGCAGGCCGACGTGGCCGTGGCGATGAACTCCGGAACCCAGGCCGCAAAAGAAGCGGGCAACATGGTCGATCTGGATTCCAACCCGACCAAGCTGATTGAAGTGGTGCACATCGGTAAACAGATGCTGATGACCCGCGGATCGCTAACCACCTTCAGTATTGCCAACGATGTGGCGAAGTATTTTGCCATCATCCCGGCAGCGTTTGCAGCCACCTATCCGCAGCTCAACGCGCTGAACGTGATGCACCTGCATTCGCCCGCGTCGGCCATTCTTAGCGCCGTTATCTTTAACGCCCTGATCATCGTGTTCCTGATCCCACTGGCGTTAAAAGGCGTGAGTTACAAGCCGTTGACGGCGGCGGCGATGCTTCGCCGCAACCTGTGGATTTACGGTCTCGGTGGCCTGCTGGTGCCGTTCATCGGTATCAAAGTGATTGACCTGGTGCTGACCCTGTTTGGTCTGGTGTAAGAGGAAATGAAAATGGCGACGTTACGCCCTGCTCTGGTAGTGCTGATTTTTTTAACCCTGATCACCGGCGGCGTATACCCGCTGCTGACCACCGCGCTTGGACAATGGTGGTTCGCCGATCAGGCCAACGGCTCGTTGATTCATCAGGACAACCAGATTCGTGGTTCGCACTTGATTGGTCAGCAGTTTTCCGCGCCGGGATATTTTCACGGCCGCCCTTCCGCCACCGCCAATAGCCCCTATAATCCAGAGGCATCCGGCGGCAGCAATCTGGCGGGCAGTAATCCGGAGCTGGATAAAGAAGTGGCGGCACGGGTGGCGCAGCTGCGTCAGGACAATCCGCAGGCAGACGCGCAGGTTCCCGTCGAACTGGTGACGGCCTCCGCGAGCGGGCTGGATTACAGCCTGACGCCGCAGTCGGTAAATTGGCAAATACCGCGCGTGGCACAGGCCCGTCACGTCTCTGTAGAAACGCTGACGACGCTGGTTGCCGCACACACGCAGCAACCGCTGGTGAGTTTCCTCGGCCAGCCGGTGGTGAACATTGTTGAGCTGAACATGGCGCTGGATGCCCTGAAACAACCGTAAGGATTGAGCATGACCGACGAGCCCTTTCGTCCCGATCCCGATCGCCTGCTGGAGCAATCCTCCGGCTGGCATCGCGGAAAACTGAAAGTCTTTTTTGGCGCCTGTGCAGGCGTAGGGAAAACCTACGCCATGTTGCAGGAAGCGCAGCGCCTGCGGGCGCAGGGGCTCGATATTCTGGTGGGCGTGGTGGAAACCCACGGACGCCAAGAGACCGCGGCACAGCTTATAGGGCTGGCGACTCAGCCCCGAAAACGCATTCACTATCGCGGTCGTCAGGTCGAAGAGTTTGACCTCGACGCCGCCCTCGCTCGCCGTCCGGCGCTGATCCTGATGGACGAACTGGCGCACACCAACGCGCCGGGTTCGCGTCACCCCAAACGCTGGCAGGATGTGGAAGAGCTGCTGGAAGCGGGCATCGACGTTTTTACCACCGTCAACGTGCAGCATCTTGAAAGCCTGAACGACGTGGTCAGCGGCGTGACCGGCATCAAAGTGCGCGAAACCGTACCGGATCCTTTTTTCGATTCTGCGGACGAAGTGGTGCTGGTGGACCTGCCGCCGGACGATCTGCGCCAGCGTTTGCACGAAGGCAAAGTGTATATCGCTGGACAGGCCGAGCGCGCCATCGAGCATTTCTTCCGCAAAGGTAATCTTATCGCCCTGCGCGAGCTGGCCCTGCGACGCACCGCCGACCGCGTGGATGACCAGATGCGTGCCTGGCGAGACCGGCAAGGCGAAGAAAAAGTCTGGCACACCCGCGACGCGATTCTGCTGTGTGTCGGTCACAGCGGCGGCAACGAAAAACTGGTGCGCGCCGCCGCCCGTCTGGCCGCCAAATTCGGCACCGCATGGCATGCGGTGTATGTCGAAACCCCCGATTTACACCGTCTGCCAGAATCCCAGCGCCGCAATATTCTCAGCGCGCTGCGTCTGGCGCAGGAGCTGGGTGCGGAAACCGCCACGCTGTCGGACCCGGCGGAAGACAAAGCGATTCTGCGCTACGCCCGCGAACATAACCTCGGCAAAATCATTATTGGCCGCCGCAACAAACGACGCTGGTGGAGCCAGGAGTCCTTCGCCGACAGGCTTGCACGCCGCGCGCCGGATCTCGATTTACTGATTGTCGCCCTTGAAGAAAAGCCGACCACCAGCCCGACCCGCGGCACCGATAATCGCCCATGGCTGGAACGCTGGCGCGTTCAGCTTCGCGGCTGCCTTGTGGCCGTGGTGCTCTGCGCCTTAATCACTGTCTTCGCCAGCCATTTCCTGATGGCGTTTGATGCCGCCAACCTGGTGATGCTCTATCTGCTCGGCGTGGTGATCGTGGCGTTGTTTTACGGGCGCTGGCCGTCGGTGCTGGCAACCTTCGCCAACGTCATCAGCTTCGATCTGTTCTTTATTGCCCCGCGCGGCACCCTCGCCGTCTCCGATGTGCAGTACGTGTTGACCTTCGGCGTGATGCTGACCGTCGGGCTGGTGATCGGCAATTTGACCGCCGGCGTGCGCTATCAGGCCCGCGTCGCACGCTACCGGGAACAGCGCACCCGGCATCTGTATGAGATGTCGAAAGCGCTGGCAACCGGCCGCCGTGCGCAGGATATTGCCCAGACCAGCGAGCAGTTTATTCACTCCACCTTCCAGGCGCGTAGCCAGGTGCTGCTACCCAACGCGGAAGGCGGGCTTCACCCTCTGACCGACGGGAACGACATCACGCCGTGGGACGACGCTATCGCCCGCTGGAGCTTTGACAAAGGCCAGCCTGCGGGTGCGGGAACCGACACCCTACCCGGCGTTCCGTATCTTATTCTTCCGCTGAAAAGCGCCGAGAAAACCCACGGCGTGGTGGTGGTTGAGCCGGGCAATTTGCGCCAATTGATGATCCCCGAACAGCAGCGGCTGCTGGAAACCTGTACCTTGCTAGTCGCCAGCGCGCTGGAACGTCTGGCGCTCACCGCCAGCGAAGAGCAATCGCGGCTGGCGAGCGAACGAGAAAGCATTCGCAACTCGCTGCTGGCGGCGCTTTCCCATGACTTACGCACGCCGTTGACGGTGCTTTTTGGTCAGGCGGAAATTCTGACGCTGGATTTGGCCAGCGAAGGGTCGAAACACGCTCCGCAGGCCAACGAAATTCGTCAACACGTGTTGAATACCACCCGGCTGGTCAACAATCTGCTCGATATGGCGCGTATTCAGTCCGGTGGATTTAACCTGCGCAAAGAGTGGCTGACGCTGGAAGAAGTGGTGGGCAGCGCCATTCGCACCCTGGAAATGGGCCTCGGCGGGCGGCATATTCAGCTGACGCTGGGCGACCCGCTAACGCTGATTCACGTCGATGGCCCGCTATTTGAACGGGTGCTGATTAACCTGCTGGAAAACGCCGCGAAGTACGCGGGCCCGTCGGCCACCATCGGCATTTCCGCCGAACGCCTGCCCGATCGGTTGCAGCTGGACGTGTGGGACTCAGGCCCCGGCATCCCTGCTGGTCAGGAACAGGCAATCTTTGCTAAATTCTCCCGAGGCCATAAGGAATCCGCGATTCCTGGCGTAGGGCTTGGCCTCGCGATTTGCCAGGCGATTGTTGATGTACACGGCGGCGAGCTGCATGCGTTTAATCGCCCCGAAGGCGGGGCCAGCTTCAGGGTCACGCTGCCGCTGGATGCGCCCCCAGAGCTGGATGAACTTCTTGAGGAACTGTGATTAACGTACTTATCGTTGAAGATGAACAGGCGATTCGCCGTTTTCTGCGCAGCGCGCTGGAAGCCGATGGCCTTCGCGTGCACGAAGCGGAAACCCTGCAACGTGGGCTACTGGAAGCGGCCACGCGCAAACCCGACCTGGTGATCCTCGATCTCGGTTTACCGGATGGCGACGGCATTGAGTTCATCCGCGATTTCCGTCAGTGGAGCCAGGTGCCGGTCATTGTGCTTTCCGCCCGCGCCGAAGAGACCGACAAAATTACCGCGCTCGACGCCGGGGCCGACGATTATCTCAGCAAGCCGTTTGGCATTGGCGAGTTGCAGGCGCGCCTGCGGGTGGCACTTCGTCGACATGGGAATGCGGAACAAAACCAGCCTGTGGTGCGCTTCGCCGATATTCAGGTCGATATCGCCAATCACCGCATTCAGCGCGGTGAAGAACAAATCCATCTAACACCGATTGAGTTTCGCCTGCTGGCGGTGCTGCTCAACAACCATGGCAAAGTGCTGACTCAGCGACAGTTATTAAGTCAGGTCTGGGGTCCGAATGCGGTTGAGCACAGTCACTATCTGCGCATTTATATGGGCCATTTACGCCAGAAACTGGAAATTGATCCGGCGCGGCCGCAGCATTTGCTGACCGAAACCGGAATTGGTTATCGGTTCATGCTTTAATTGCGAATTTTTGCAAACCAGGTAAAAGCAAAACGGTAACCCGAAGGTTACCGTTTTTAATGTTTGCTCCCTCTCCCCGTGGGAGAGGGCTGGGGTGAGGGCATCAGACCGCACGAGGTAAAAGCAAACACTACGCGTTTTTCAGCACTTCGCTGACAATCTCTACCGCTTCTTTCTCAATCAGCTTACGGTGCTCAGCGCCGAGGAAGCTTTCGCAATAGATTTTGTAGGCGTCTTCGGTGCCGGATGGACGTGCTGCAAACCAACCGTTTTTAGTCATCACTTTCAGACCGCCGATGGATGCGCCGTTACCCGGAGCCGCCGTCAGACGTGCGGTGATAGGGTCACCAGCCAGCGTATCGGCGCTCACCATTTCCGGAGAAAGCTTAGACAGCGCGGCTTTCTGGGCTGAAGTCGCAGAGGCTTGCAGACGGTTATAGCTCGGTGCGCCAAAGCGCGCGGCCAGTTCGTCGTAATGCTGCTGCGGGTTTTTGCCGGTGACGGCGGTGATTTCAGCCGCCAGCAGGCACATGATGATCCCATCTTTATCGGTAGACCACGGAGTGCCGTCGAAACGCAGGAACGATGCACCCGCGCTCTCTTCGCCGCCAAAACCAAAGCTACCGTCAAACAGACCATCAACAAACCATTTGAAGCCCACCGGTACTTCCACCAGCTTGCGGCCCAAATCTTCAACCACGCGGTCAATCATCGCAGACGACACCAGGGTTTTACCCACGGCGACATCTTTGCCCCATTGTGGACGATGCTGGAACAGATAGTTGATCGCCACGGCCAGGTAATGATTCGGGTTCATCAGACCGGCCGGCGTCACGATACCATGACGGTCATAATCCGGGTCATTGGCAAACGCCAGGTCGAATTTGTCACGCAGCGCCAGCAGGCCCGCCATCGCACACTCTGAAGAGCAATCCATGCGGATCGCGCCGTCTTTGTCGAGGTGCATGAAGCGGAAAGTCTGATCGACGTGATCGTTCACGATGGTCAGATCAAGCTTGTAGAACTCCGCGATACGCTTCCAGTATTCGATCCCAGAACCGCCCAGCGGATCAACACCCAGCTTCAGGCCCGCTTTCTGAATCGCTTTGATATCAACGATATCCGCCAGCCCTTCGATGAACGGCTGAACCAAATCTTGCTCTTTGATATGCCCGGACGCATACGCTGCATCCAGAGACATGCGCTTCACACCGTTCAGGCCATCAGCCAGTAAGGAGTTTGCGCGGTCTTCTACCACTTTGGTGACGTTGGTATCAGCCGGGCCGCCGTTTGGTGGGTTGTACTTGATACCGCCATCGTCCGGCGGGTTGTGGGACGGGGTGATGACGATGCCATCAGCCTGGGCGCCGCCTTTTTTATTGTGAACCAGGATAGCGTTGGAAACCGCAGGCGTTGGGGTGTAGCCGTTGTTTTCCTGCACAATCACGTCGACACCGTTGGCCGCCAGCACTTCCAGTACGGAAATGATCGCGGGCTCTGACAGGGCGTGGGTATCTTTACCGACGTAACACGGCCCGGTAACGCCATTTTTTGCACGTTCTTCCGCAATCGCCTGCGCAATGGCCAGGATATGCGGTTCGTTGAAGCTGTGACGCGCAGCGCTACCACGGTGACCGGACGTCCCGAATTTTACCGCATGTTCTGCGTTACCCACTTCCGGCTTCAGTACGTAGTACTGAGACGTCAGCTGGGCGACGTTGATCAAATCACTCTGTTGTGCAGGCTGACCCGCACGGTTATGAGTTGCCATTGCCTGGTCCTTCTTATGCTTAGATGGTGCCGCAAACCTTTTCAATTAATTCCGCGGGGAACTGCATTGACTGCATGATGTGTTCGACCATGCTGCATTTACGACCGGTATTGGTGTTGGTGATTACCCAGTATGGGGTTTCTGGCACCTGCTTAGGCTTGGTCTGATTGCCGTTTTTCAGCAGCGTCGCTTCGTCAGAGGCGAAGTAAACGCGCGTACGGCCATGCAGCGACTCGGTAGCCAGAGCAAATGCTTTGCTGTCTAAGGAGTAAAGTGTAGTCAGCACCAGCAGGAAGCGGTTGACCGCTTTTTTCTGCTCGGCGTATTCGTCAGAAAGCATCAGCTCGCGCATGGCACGAACATTATCTTTCGGTGAAGACACTTTTTTAACCGCGGCGACGACCGGTGCAGACGCGGGTGCCGGGGTTTCTTTGGCTACGGTTGCTGCTGCCGCTTGCGATACGGCAGAAAATTTCAGCATACGTCGCAAAATGTCGGATGCGCTCTCGCCAATGTGCTTAGTGTGGCTGGCAATAAAGCCGTAGAGTTCGTCATCAACTTCGATCGTTTTCATCTTAATCCAGTGAGATATCTTTTCTGAATACAAGTTGTTGGGATTATAAGGACAAAACCCAACAGCGGATAGCGTGTCGGCAAAAACTCAGACGACTACTGAGTGTTGCAGCCGGGCGGCAGAATGTTCAACATGATACCCTAACCCGACGTAGCGAAAAAAAGAACTTTGCCATGAAATTAAACAGCCGAGCGCAAACTGCACAAAACCTGCACACTAATTCTCCCATCGTCCTTGTTCACGGTCTTTTCGGTAGCCTTGATAACCTCGGGATCCTTGCCCGGGATCTGGTCGCCGACCACGATATCCTGCAAGTCGACATGCGTAACCACGGTCTTTCTCCTCGCGATCCGCACATGACCTATGCCGCCATGGCGCAGGATCTGGTTGATACGCTCGATGCGAACGGCATTGAGAAAGCCATTCTGATAGGCCATTCAATGGGCGGTAAAGCGGTGATGGCGTTTACGGCGCTGGCCCCTGAACGCGTTGAAAAGCTGGTGGCGATTGATATCGCACCGGTGGCTTATCAGGTGCGTCGTCACGATGAGATTTTTGCCGCGATTAACGCCGTGACCGACGCGGGTGTGTCCAGCCGCCAGCAGGCCGCAGACGTCATGCGCCAGCATATAGATGAAGAAGGCGTGATTCAGTTCCTGCTGAAGTCGTTCGTCGACGGGGCATGGCGCTTTAACGTGCCGGTGTTGTGGGATCAGTACCCGCATATCGTCGGTTGGGAACCGATTCCCGCCTGGGACCACCCTGCCCTGTTTATCCCTGGTGGCAATTCGCCTTACGTCACTGCGGAGTATCGCGATACGTTGCTGGCGCAGTTCCCGCAGGCCCGCGCACACGTCATCGCGGGTGCCGGACACTGGGTCCATGCAGAAAAACCGGATGCGGTACTGCGTGCGATTCGCCGTTACCTGGCAGAATGATTAAATTCCGAGCGACTGTGCGCCATTGTGCCTCCCGGCGTTGGCGT
This DNA window, taken from Scandinavium goeteborgense, encodes the following:
- the kdpB gene encoding potassium-transporting ATPase subunit KdpB, whose amino-acid sequence is MSRKQTAIFEPALVRQALLDAVKKLSPAVQWRNPVMFIVWLGSVLTTLLAVAMAFGKIPGSAGFTGAISIWLWFTVLFANVAEALAEGRSKAQANSLKGIQKTSFARKLRAPQHDAQVDHVPADDLRKGDIVLVEAGDIIPCDGEVIEGGASVDESAITGESAPVIRESGGDFASVTGGTRILSDWLVIRCSVNPGETFLDRMIAMVEGAQRRKTPNEIALTILLVALTIVFLLATATLWPFSAYGGTAVSVTVLVALLVCLIPTTIGGLLSAIGVAGMSRMLGANVIATSGRAVEAAGDVDVLLLDKTGTITLGNRQASQFLPAPGVDEKTLADAAQLASLADETPEGRSIVVLAKQRFNLRERDVQDLQATFVPFTAQTRMSGINIHDRMIRKGSVDAIRRHVEANNGHFPPQVDTLVEGVARQGGTPLVVVEGATVLGVIALKDIVKGGIKERFAQLRKMGIKTVMITGDNRLTAAAIAAEAGVDDFLAEATPEAKLALIRQYQAEGRLVAMTGDGTNDAPALAQADVAVAMNSGTQAAKEAGNMVDLDSNPTKLIEVVHIGKQMLMTRGSLTTFSIANDVAKYFAIIPAAFAATYPQLNALNVMHLHSPASAILSAVIFNALIIVFLIPLALKGVSYKPLTAAAMLRRNLWIYGLGGLLVPFIGIKVIDLVLTLFGLV
- the kdpC gene encoding potassium-transporting ATPase subunit KdpC — protein: MATLRPALVVLIFLTLITGGVYPLLTTALGQWWFADQANGSLIHQDNQIRGSHLIGQQFSAPGYFHGRPSATANSPYNPEASGGSNLAGSNPELDKEVAARVAQLRQDNPQADAQVPVELVTASASGLDYSLTPQSVNWQIPRVAQARHVSVETLTTLVAAHTQQPLVSFLGQPVVNIVELNMALDALKQP
- the kdpD gene encoding two-component system sensor histidine kinase KdpD, translating into MTDEPFRPDPDRLLEQSSGWHRGKLKVFFGACAGVGKTYAMLQEAQRLRAQGLDILVGVVETHGRQETAAQLIGLATQPRKRIHYRGRQVEEFDLDAALARRPALILMDELAHTNAPGSRHPKRWQDVEELLEAGIDVFTTVNVQHLESLNDVVSGVTGIKVRETVPDPFFDSADEVVLVDLPPDDLRQRLHEGKVYIAGQAERAIEHFFRKGNLIALRELALRRTADRVDDQMRAWRDRQGEEKVWHTRDAILLCVGHSGGNEKLVRAAARLAAKFGTAWHAVYVETPDLHRLPESQRRNILSALRLAQELGAETATLSDPAEDKAILRYAREHNLGKIIIGRRNKRRWWSQESFADRLARRAPDLDLLIVALEEKPTTSPTRGTDNRPWLERWRVQLRGCLVAVVLCALITVFASHFLMAFDAANLVMLYLLGVVIVALFYGRWPSVLATFANVISFDLFFIAPRGTLAVSDVQYVLTFGVMLTVGLVIGNLTAGVRYQARVARYREQRTRHLYEMSKALATGRRAQDIAQTSEQFIHSTFQARSQVLLPNAEGGLHPLTDGNDITPWDDAIARWSFDKGQPAGAGTDTLPGVPYLILPLKSAEKTHGVVVVEPGNLRQLMIPEQQRLLETCTLLVASALERLALTASEEQSRLASERESIRNSLLAALSHDLRTPLTVLFGQAEILTLDLASEGSKHAPQANEIRQHVLNTTRLVNNLLDMARIQSGGFNLRKEWLTLEEVVGSAIRTLEMGLGGRHIQLTLGDPLTLIHVDGPLFERVLINLLENAAKYAGPSATIGISAERLPDRLQLDVWDSGPGIPAGQEQAIFAKFSRGHKESAIPGVGLGLAICQAIVDVHGGELHAFNRPEGGASFRVTLPLDAPPELDELLEEL
- the kdpE gene encoding two-component system response regulator KdpE, with translation MINVLIVEDEQAIRRFLRSALEADGLRVHEAETLQRGLLEAATRKPDLVILDLGLPDGDGIEFIRDFRQWSQVPVIVLSARAEETDKITALDAGADDYLSKPFGIGELQARLRVALRRHGNAEQNQPVVRFADIQVDIANHRIQRGEEQIHLTPIEFRLLAVLLNNHGKVLTQRQLLSQVWGPNAVEHSHYLRIYMGHLRQKLEIDPARPQHLLTETGIGYRFML
- the pgm gene encoding phosphoglucomutase (alpha-D-glucose-1,6-bisphosphate-dependent) — protein: MATHNRAGQPAQQSDLINVAQLTSQYYVLKPEVGNAEHAVKFGTSGHRGSAARHSFNEPHILAIAQAIAEERAKNGVTGPCYVGKDTHALSEPAIISVLEVLAANGVDVIVQENNGYTPTPAVSNAILVHNKKGGAQADGIVITPSHNPPDDGGIKYNPPNGGPADTNVTKVVEDRANSLLADGLNGVKRMSLDAAYASGHIKEQDLVQPFIEGLADIVDIKAIQKAGLKLGVDPLGGSGIEYWKRIAEFYKLDLTIVNDHVDQTFRFMHLDKDGAIRMDCSSECAMAGLLALRDKFDLAFANDPDYDRHGIVTPAGLMNPNHYLAVAINYLFQHRPQWGKDVAVGKTLVSSAMIDRVVEDLGRKLVEVPVGFKWFVDGLFDGSFGFGGEESAGASFLRFDGTPWSTDKDGIIMCLLAAEITAVTGKNPQQHYDELAARFGAPSYNRLQASATSAQKAALSKLSPEMVSADTLAGDPITARLTAAPGNGASIGGLKVMTKNGWFAARPSGTEDAYKIYCESFLGAEHRKLIEKEAVEIVSEVLKNA
- the seqA gene encoding replication initiation negative regulator SeqA, which produces MKTIEVDDELYGFIASHTKHIGESASDILRRMLKFSAVSQAAAATVAKETPAPASAPVVAAVKKVSSPKDNVRAMRELMLSDEYAEQKKAVNRFLLVLTTLYSLDSKAFALATESLHGRTRVYFASDEATLLKNGNQTKPKQVPETPYWVITNTNTGRKCSMVEHIMQSMQFPAELIEKVCGTI
- the ybfF gene encoding esterase yields the protein MKLNSRAQTAQNLHTNSPIVLVHGLFGSLDNLGILARDLVADHDILQVDMRNHGLSPRDPHMTYAAMAQDLVDTLDANGIEKAILIGHSMGGKAVMAFTALAPERVEKLVAIDIAPVAYQVRRHDEIFAAINAVTDAGVSSRQQAADVMRQHIDEEGVIQFLLKSFVDGAWRFNVPVLWDQYPHIVGWEPIPAWDHPALFIPGGNSPYVTAEYRDTLLAQFPQARAHVIAGAGHWVHAEKPDAVLRAIRRYLAE